One Parcubacteria group bacterium DNA window includes the following coding sequences:
- the lnt gene encoding apolipoprotein N-acyltransferase, translated as MIQSLKFFGSPFMLHCLVIVGALLGALAFSYDVLWWLIFLSPTPLLVSIYNEGVLNKRLFFLCLLWGTIFFGGVLWWLWHTLPLNWLGVTDPALQRIAILLYWGTISLFLGIFPALWGLSARFLFTKTPFDILLFPSLWILFEYARSWAFSLFAYGEGTIVGGHWSVGVLGYALAEHAFLRSFASLGGVYLLSFIVVGVTSTVSWILLRGHGALRGKVVLLGGLVAFVALSTFFAPFSVGIKQNHEHSLRVAVMQTNFPPGFQGKIGETRNFLALESLVAQIRKAGENPDIIIFPEDSLFLQSLLPKEGAGYFFNTILGEKERLIIDSGSVRDTSSSMHLRMYYFNTKTGDMPTQDKQLLVPQGEYRPFFYQIIEKAAGKSALFDRLAERHSYARGFSMETGEVAGVRVGGLFCSDVMSPILYREMAQKSPGVFVNVASHSWFHNSKLMEKQSKNMGSIRAAEHGRPFIRSGNGTISLVLNENGAVIAETASVGNAVLFATTTPTTGATPYTRFGDLILFMALVISISGKLFFYFKKRPAPAL; from the coding sequence ATGATTCAATCTCTCAAGTTTTTTGGTTCACCGTTTATGCTCCATTGCCTCGTCATTGTTGGCGCCCTGCTCGGAGCTCTTGCTTTCTCATATGACGTTCTTTGGTGGCTTATTTTCTTATCGCCCACTCCTCTTCTCGTGAGCATCTACAACGAGGGTGTTCTTAACAAACGATTATTCTTCCTTTGCTTGCTATGGGGAACCATCTTCTTTGGGGGAGTTTTGTGGTGGCTATGGCACACACTTCCCTTGAACTGGCTTGGCGTTACCGACCCGGCACTCCAAAGAATCGCCATTCTCCTGTATTGGGGTACGATTTCTCTTTTTCTTGGTATTTTTCCCGCTCTTTGGGGACTTTCTGCACGCTTCTTGTTTACAAAAACACCTTTTGACATACTGCTCTTCCCGTCATTGTGGATACTTTTTGAATATGCTCGATCGTGGGCGTTTTCGCTTTTCGCCTATGGGGAGGGGACGATTGTCGGAGGGCACTGGAGCGTCGGCGTACTTGGCTATGCCCTTGCTGAACATGCGTTCCTTCGCTCATTTGCAAGTCTTGGGGGTGTTTATCTTCTTTCGTTCATAGTTGTCGGGGTGACAAGCACTGTTTCTTGGATACTCCTCCGGGGGCACGGCGCCCTTAGGGGCAAAGTCGTACTTTTAGGGGGTTTGGTGGCGTTTGTCGCTCTAAGTACTTTTTTTGCACCCTTTTCCGTGGGTATAAAGCAAAATCATGAGCATTCCCTGCGTGTCGCTGTCATGCAAACCAATTTTCCCCCTGGTTTTCAAGGGAAAATTGGGGAAACAAGGAATTTTCTCGCCCTAGAGTCATTGGTTGCGCAAATAAGAAAAGCTGGGGAAAATCCGGATATCATCATTTTCCCGGAAGACTCGCTTTTCTTACAATCTCTTCTCCCCAAAGAAGGGGCTGGGTATTTTTTCAATACAATTCTAGGAGAAAAAGAGCGGTTAATTATCGATTCCGGCTCTGTTCGGGACACTTCCTCGTCCATGCACCTGCGCATGTACTATTTCAATACGAAAACGGGAGACATGCCGACACAAGACAAGCAATTGTTGGTTCCGCAAGGGGAGTATCGACCATTTTTTTACCAAATCATAGAGAAAGCTGCTGGGAAAAGTGCTTTGTTTGATCGCCTGGCCGAAAGACATTCCTATGCGCGGGGATTCTCCATGGAAACCGGCGAGGTGGCTGGGGTTAGGGTCGGGGGTCTCTTTTGCTCTGACGTCATGAGCCCCATACTGTATCGTGAAATGGCACAAAAAAGCCCTGGCGTCTTTGTAAATGTTGCTTCACACTCATGGTTCCACAATTCAAAACTCATGGAAAAACAAAGTAAAAATATGGGTAGTATACGTGCCGCTGAACACGGACGCCCATTTATACGCTCGGGAAACGGCACAATTTCCCTTGTCCTTAACGAAAACGGTGCTGTTATTGCAGAAACAGCTAGTGTTGGCAATGCTGTTTTGTTCGCAACCACCACACCGACGACTGGCGCCACCCCCTATACGCGCTTTGGGGACCTAATCCTCTTCATGGCGCTAGTAATATCGATTA
- the rsmA gene encoding ribosomal RNA small subunit methyltransferase A, with protein sequence MEAKKSLGQNFLKNESIARDLVRAAGVGPEDTVLEVGPGKGMITKILLEKALRVVAVEKDEALAAELAQTFSEEVGNGKLTVVSADILLFDPKNYNLGAGSYKLVGSIPYYITGFFLRRFLSIDPQPETIALIIQKEVARRIIGGGRESLLSISVKVYGEPRYVKTIRAGSFDPTPKVDSAILSIENISRGAFDTTSEDRFFTVLRAGFAHPRKKLLGNLAHTGIDKNAFEKASVNVNARAENLSVDEWKRLAQTISDL encoded by the coding sequence ATGGAAGCAAAAAAATCATTGGGACAAAATTTTTTAAAAAACGAATCCATCGCTCGTGACCTTGTACGTGCCGCAGGGGTTGGCCCCGAAGATACTGTACTTGAAGTTGGTCCGGGCAAAGGAATGATAACTAAAATCCTCCTGGAGAAAGCACTGCGAGTCGTTGCCGTTGAGAAAGACGAGGCTCTTGCTGCGGAACTGGCGCAAACGTTCTCAGAGGAAGTGGGAAATGGAAAACTAACGGTCGTTTCCGCTGATATTCTTCTTTTTGATCCAAAAAACTACAACTTGGGAGCTGGGAGTTACAAGCTCGTCGGTTCCATTCCTTACTACATCACGGGTTTCTTTTTGCGACGCTTCCTCTCGATTGACCCACAACCAGAAACGATCGCGCTCATTATCCAAAAAGAGGTAGCGCGGCGTATTATCGGGGGTGGGCGAGAGTCTCTCCTCTCAATATCGGTAAAGGTCTACGGTGAACCACGCTATGTCAAAACAATACGAGCAGGCTCCTTCGATCCGACACCAAAGGTAGACTCGGCAATCCTAAGCATAGAGAACATTTCCCGTGGTGCATTTGACACCACTTCTGAAGACAGATTTTTTACTGTTCTCCGCGCCGGCTTCGCGCATCCACGGAAAAAACTCTTGGGTAACTTGGCACACACTGGCATCGACAAAAATGCTTTTGAAAAGGCGTCCGTCAATGTAAACGCTCGAGCAGAAAATCTTTCGGTCGACGAGTGGAAAAGGCTCGCGCAGACAATTTCAGATTTATGA
- a CDS encoding UvrD-helicase domain-containing protein, with protein sequence MHPHLEGLNAHQKEAVLHKEGPLLVIAGAGAGKTRVVTHRIAELIRGGVAPAEILAVTFTNKAATEMRSRIGKLLSSSNEATMRGYGTDFDFPFIGTFHSLGVYLLREKGGAIGIKKSFSIKDREDSKALVREASKNVGVDTKQFDPGKMLGHISRMKGELKTVDEYEEEFGGDYFPDIAVRVWREYETSLANENALDFDDLLVKAVHLLRTSVETLEYFQKRWRFMHIDEYQDTNHAQYILTKLLAEKNKNICAVGDTDQLIYSWRGAKIKNILRFEKDYPDTKIVFLEENYRSTKTILAAANEVIKKNTLRQDKTLFTNKGEGEKIGLFVAPEEMAEAFFVASKTNELIKSGVLAESIAVLYRANFQSRALEEALLALGVPYVVLGTRFFERREVKDVLSYINAARNIESLSDIKRVINTPPRGIGKVTIVKLFSGQRESLPQKTRGVLDDFYVLLGAIKNESDKKTPGELIKFVLERSGLKQHLEEEGGEGAERLQNIKELGTLASRYSDLTKFLEDAALASDQDTLERKGRGVRLMTVHAAKGLEFPYVFVTGLEQGLFPSEREGNERDAEKGEEERRLFYVALTRAEKKLFLSYAETRMIFGSRDFNMPSEFLSDIPAQLLETEVVSDEMLLPSISF encoded by the coding sequence ATGCACCCACATCTCGAGGGCTTGAATGCGCATCAGAAAGAAGCTGTTCTCCACAAAGAAGGCCCGCTTTTGGTTATTGCTGGGGCCGGGGCTGGAAAAACAAGGGTTGTGACCCACAGAATAGCCGAACTTATACGCGGGGGTGTTGCTCCAGCAGAAATTCTTGCTGTCACCTTCACCAACAAGGCGGCAACCGAGATGCGTTCCCGTATCGGCAAGTTACTCTCATCTAGCAACGAGGCAACAATGCGGGGATACGGCACGGATTTTGATTTTCCGTTTATTGGCACCTTTCATTCGCTCGGTGTTTATCTTCTCCGCGAGAAGGGTGGTGCCATCGGTATCAAGAAAAGCTTTTCGATCAAAGACCGCGAGGATTCCAAGGCCCTCGTGCGAGAGGCCTCTAAGAATGTCGGAGTTGACACCAAGCAGTTTGACCCGGGGAAAATGCTCGGGCATATCTCTCGAATGAAGGGGGAGTTAAAGACGGTGGATGAATACGAAGAAGAGTTTGGTGGAGACTACTTTCCTGATATTGCAGTGCGTGTGTGGAGAGAATACGAAACGTCTCTCGCAAACGAAAATGCACTCGATTTTGATGATCTTCTCGTTAAGGCGGTTCATCTCTTGAGAACGAGCGTGGAGACTCTGGAGTACTTTCAAAAACGTTGGCGCTTTATGCATATTGATGAATATCAGGATACGAATCATGCGCAGTACATCTTGACGAAACTCCTTGCAGAAAAAAATAAAAACATTTGCGCGGTCGGGGACACAGATCAGCTTATTTATTCATGGCGTGGGGCAAAGATAAAAAACATTCTCCGCTTCGAAAAAGACTATCCCGACACCAAGATTGTGTTTCTTGAGGAGAACTACCGTTCCACAAAGACCATTCTCGCCGCGGCAAACGAGGTAATAAAGAAGAACACCCTTCGTCAAGACAAAACGCTGTTTACGAACAAGGGTGAGGGAGAAAAGATCGGCCTCTTTGTTGCACCAGAAGAGATGGCAGAAGCGTTTTTTGTCGCATCAAAAACAAACGAGCTCATAAAGAGTGGGGTTTTAGCAGAAAGCATTGCCGTGCTCTACCGAGCAAACTTCCAGTCGCGTGCGCTTGAGGAAGCACTTCTAGCTCTGGGCGTGCCCTACGTTGTACTAGGAACACGTTTCTTTGAGCGCCGGGAGGTGAAGGATGTCCTTTCCTACATCAATGCAGCGCGAAATATTGAGAGCTTGAGTGATATCAAACGCGTTATTAACACCCCACCTCGTGGTATCGGTAAAGTAACGATTGTGAAACTCTTTTCAGGACAGCGAGAATCTCTGCCTCAAAAAACGAGGGGTGTTCTTGATGATTTCTACGTACTGCTTGGAGCAATCAAAAATGAATCTGATAAAAAAACACCGGGAGAACTCATAAAGTTTGTGCTCGAGCGTTCAGGTTTGAAACAACACCTTGAGGAAGAAGGCGGGGAGGGGGCGGAGCGTTTACAAAACATTAAAGAGCTCGGAACACTCGCGTCCCGCTACAGCGACCTCACAAAGTTTCTGGAAGACGCGGCCTTAGCAAGCGATCAAGATACACTGGAGCGCAAGGGGCGTGGTGTGCGACTCATGACCGTTCATGCAGCAAAAGGGCTTGAATTTCCTTATGTTTTTGTCACTGGTTTAGAGCAGGGTCTCTTCCCATCGGAGCGCGAAGGGAATGAAAGAGACGCCGAAAAGGGCGAAGAAGAACGACGGCTCTTTTATGTTGCGCTTACGCGTGCGGAGAAAAAATTATTTTTGTCATATGCGGAAACACGCATGATCTTTGGTTCGCGTGATTTCAATATGCCCTCGGAATTCTTGAGTGACATTCCAGCACAACTGCTTGAGACGGAAGTTGTGTCAGATGAGATGCTCCTGCCAAGTATTAGTTTTTGA
- a CDS encoding M23 family metallopeptidase, which produces MPAAPLYAGVFSFITKWLAPVEAEVIELSEENSQTATVLKAALNYDPNPSKGGGDITIVGGSALLSEAGPLGTIADIENQPPNSDQISIYVVHEGDSLSGIAKMFGVSINTIIWANNIGYGGLIRPGQTLVILPVSGVRYIVKEGDTISSIAKKYKGSVEEIKQFNNIADAAELKVGDTVVIPDGEIGTPTYVASAPSRAYGTNGPEYSGYYIRPVDGRKTQGLHGFNGVDLGAPYGTPVVAAAHGRVLIARVAGWNGGYGTYAVLLHGNGTQTLYAHLGALTVSAGSEVVQGQIIGYVGSTGRSTGPHLHFEIRGAQNPF; this is translated from the coding sequence ATGCCAGCCGCACCCCTCTATGCTGGCGTTTTCTCTTTTATTACCAAGTGGCTTGCCCCCGTTGAGGCTGAAGTCATAGAGCTTTCTGAAGAAAACTCGCAGACAGCCACAGTTCTTAAGGCTGCGTTGAACTACGACCCCAACCCTTCAAAGGGAGGTGGTGATATAACCATTGTTGGTGGAAGCGCGCTTCTCTCCGAGGCTGGACCACTCGGTACGATTGCCGATATCGAAAACCAGCCACCAAACTCGGACCAGATAAGCATCTATGTTGTGCACGAGGGTGACTCGCTCTCGGGTATAGCAAAAATGTTCGGTGTCTCGATTAATACTATTATTTGGGCGAACAACATTGGCTACGGCGGTCTTATCCGTCCAGGTCAAACACTTGTAATCCTCCCCGTTTCTGGAGTGCGCTATATTGTAAAAGAAGGAGACACCATTTCTTCGATTGCAAAGAAGTACAAGGGAAGTGTTGAAGAAATAAAACAATTCAACAACATTGCGGATGCCGCAGAGCTTAAGGTTGGAGACACTGTCGTTATTCCTGATGGGGAGATTGGTACACCGACATATGTCGCAAGTGCTCCTTCGCGTGCCTATGGAACCAACGGCCCAGAGTATAGCGGTTATTACATCAGACCAGTTGATGGCCGGAAGACCCAAGGACTTCATGGCTTCAATGGTGTTGATCTCGGGGCTCCTTATGGCACCCCAGTTGTTGCTGCGGCACACGGACGTGTCCTCATTGCCCGAGTAGCGGGGTGGAATGGTGGCTACGGCACATACGCGGTTCTTTTGCACGGCAACGGAACCCAGACGCTCTATGCCCACTTGGGTGCCCTGACTGTTTCTGCGGGGTCAGAAGTCGTACAGGGACAGATCATCGGTTATGTCGGCTCAACAGGCCGCTCGACGGGTCCACACCTCCACTTCGAGATTCGCGGTGCGCAAAATCCTTTCTAG
- a CDS encoding exodeoxyribonuclease VII small subunit, with protein MPAFKIPTFVVLSLVVFASAVGGSYVVFKQQFASSLEERAAAAFAEGNYAAALRYYSELNESTPEDEGVAVAEKAAESKNLLVAEEILKKAQEAAAEGDWFEVKALLQKGDVSLNTSFKEYKQAIELYVEASDKVKELEKKIETELGDLRDEALSEKTKRKEVERQAEETKEELQTTIAKNEKREAELKQEIQVTTAGKAEAEKKAAEERLQKFLNETELYLGMLEKGATKLSEAVDEINKDKDSTALALLNQAKTLFDEVNDRAEELLNNRTEEAHKDEVQKLLQATAIFITSSRNIGTAVFYLDQKTGTEFTTFLKNGIEGKNSGLSIVGSLKSFVVSLR; from the coding sequence ATGCCCGCTTTTAAAATCCCAACATTTGTTGTTCTCTCCCTTGTTGTTTTTGCCTCTGCCGTTGGTGGTTCCTATGTCGTATTCAAGCAACAATTCGCGAGTAGCCTGGAAGAACGGGCGGCAGCGGCCTTTGCTGAAGGCAATTATGCTGCGGCACTTCGTTATTACAGCGAACTCAACGAGTCAACCCCCGAAGATGAGGGGGTTGCCGTTGCAGAAAAAGCGGCAGAATCGAAAAATCTCCTAGTTGCCGAGGAGATATTAAAGAAAGCACAAGAAGCCGCCGCAGAGGGCGATTGGTTTGAAGTGAAGGCGTTACTCCAGAAGGGTGATGTGTCACTCAACACCTCTTTTAAAGAGTATAAACAGGCTATTGAGCTATACGTCGAAGCATCAGACAAGGTAAAAGAACTCGAGAAGAAAATAGAAACCGAGCTCGGCGATCTAAGAGATGAAGCTTTGTCGGAGAAGACGAAACGCAAGGAAGTCGAACGCCAAGCGGAAGAGACGAAAGAAGAACTCCAAACAACGATTGCAAAAAATGAAAAGCGTGAGGCGGAGCTCAAACAAGAGATACAAGTGACGACGGCCGGAAAGGCAGAAGCAGAAAAGAAAGCTGCCGAGGAGCGCCTTCAGAAATTCCTCAATGAAACAGAATTGTATCTTGGAATGCTCGAGAAGGGTGCCACGAAGCTTTCTGAAGCCGTTGATGAAATCAACAAAGACAAAGATTCAACTGCTCTTGCGCTCTTAAACCAGGCAAAAACTCTTTTTGATGAAGTGAATGATCGAGCCGAAGAGCTTCTAAATAATCGCACGGAAGAGGCTCATAAAGATGAGGTACAGAAATTGCTCCAAGCAACCGCAATCTTCATAACTTCTTCACGCAATATAGGCACCGCTGTGTTCTATCTCGATCAAAAGACAGGCACTGAATTTACCACCTTTCTCAAAAATGGTATCGAAGGAAAGAATTCGGGCCTGTCGATTGTCGGAAGCCTCAAATCATTTGTCGTCTCACTCCGCTAG
- a CDS encoding HAD-IIB family hydrolase has translation MTKNNIQLVAFDLDDTLAPSKTPIDSEMMGLLRELLKHKKVAIISGAKLSQIQKQLPENMPDDVELQNLYLFPTCSSSAFCYDNGWQQMYEETLSDEEKEKIFAGFEKAFEETGFKKPENPFGALLEDRRSMVAFSALGQDAPFELKRPWDPDGAKRKVIVDALQKHIPDFEARIGGTTSIDVTRRGIDKAHGIRNMEKHLGIPKHEMFFIGDALFPGGNDYPVKEVGVPSQITSGPEETKRIIAQLLEEM, from the coding sequence ATGACAAAAAACAACATTCAACTTGTAGCATTTGATCTCGACGATACGCTGGCGCCCTCCAAGACGCCGATTGACAGTGAGATGATGGGGCTTCTCCGCGAGCTTCTTAAACATAAGAAGGTCGCCATCATATCAGGTGCGAAACTTTCGCAAATCCAGAAACAACTTCCAGAGAACATGCCAGATGACGTGGAGCTCCAGAACCTCTATCTTTTTCCCACCTGTTCATCATCTGCTTTTTGTTACGACAACGGTTGGCAACAAATGTACGAAGAGACATTGAGTGACGAAGAGAAAGAGAAAATCTTTGCGGGGTTCGAAAAAGCGTTTGAGGAAACTGGCTTCAAAAAACCAGAAAATCCATTTGGGGCACTGCTAGAAGACCGCCGATCAATGGTCGCCTTTTCGGCGCTTGGACAAGACGCGCCATTTGAGTTAAAGAGGCCGTGGGACCCTGATGGAGCAAAGCGCAAAGTCATCGTCGATGCCCTCCAAAAACACATACCAGATTTTGAGGCGAGAATCGGCGGCACAACGTCGATTGATGTGACGAGGCGGGGGATAGACAAGGCGCACGGCATCAGAAACATGGAGAAGCACCTCGGTATTCCTAAACATGAAATGTTTTTCATTGGAGACGCACTTTTCCCCGGCGGCAACGACTACCCTGTAAAAGAAGTTGGGGTTCCGAGTCAGATAACCTCGGGCCCGGAAGAAACAAAGCGTATTATCGCTCAATTACTCGAAGAGATGTAA
- a CDS encoding YifB family Mg chelatase-like AAA ATPase codes for MKLARVSSAQVVGLRSEIITVEVDLFSGVHSFSVVGLPDKAVEESRDRVSSAVKSTGFPSPKMGNSHKVVVSLAPADVKKEGPLFDLPITLAYLLAAEHIRFNPEKKMFLGELALSGELRPMRGALLLAEKAREEGFQELYVPAANAEEAALAHGIKVYGAKTLRDIVDHLNEKKLDHETLKRTSLMGVKLEVQKETVFQPKVGAVQTSFEDIVGQESAKRGLAIAAAGAHNIAFYGPPGTGKTLLARAFTELLPPLTLEEALEVTKIHSVAGRLSAPIVEIRPFRSPHHTASHTAIVGGGSFPRPGEATLAHRGVLFMDEFPEFDKRVIEALRVPLEDGTVSVARVRGSETFPAEFILVAAMNPCPCGFRGDQRKTCICVQGALQKYARKISGPIMDRIDMWIEVPRIDPKRLELKTASDKERSERMAATIAMQEKVIQAREMQFKRFGKARTNSRMTIRELEQFAHLTPEAQKTLTDASATRDVSARAYHRIIKLARTIADLEGSQDISKNHILEAFQYRPRELFGAI; via the coding sequence ATGAAACTCGCTCGCGTTTCATCCGCACAGGTGGTTGGACTACGCTCAGAGATTATCACGGTCGAGGTCGACCTTTTCTCTGGCGTTCACTCGTTTTCTGTCGTTGGACTTCCGGATAAAGCAGTCGAGGAATCGCGCGATCGGGTATCCTCCGCTGTTAAAAGCACTGGGTTCCCCTCTCCCAAGATGGGCAACAGCCACAAAGTGGTTGTTTCATTGGCACCTGCCGATGTGAAAAAGGAGGGGCCACTTTTTGACCTTCCCATAACACTTGCGTATCTCCTTGCAGCAGAACATATTCGCTTTAACCCAGAGAAAAAGATGTTTCTCGGAGAACTCGCGTTGTCGGGTGAACTGCGCCCAATGCGCGGCGCCCTTCTTCTTGCAGAAAAAGCTCGTGAGGAAGGCTTTCAGGAGCTCTATGTTCCTGCGGCAAACGCGGAAGAGGCGGCTCTTGCACACGGCATCAAGGTATACGGGGCAAAAACACTCCGTGACATCGTAGATCACCTCAATGAAAAGAAGTTGGACCACGAAACACTGAAACGCACCTCTCTTATGGGTGTGAAACTTGAAGTCCAAAAAGAAACCGTGTTTCAACCGAAGGTGGGCGCTGTTCAGACCAGTTTTGAAGACATTGTTGGACAAGAAAGCGCCAAGCGCGGGCTCGCCATCGCTGCAGCAGGGGCACACAACATCGCCTTTTATGGTCCTCCGGGCACAGGAAAAACGCTTCTTGCGCGAGCGTTTACGGAGCTACTTCCGCCACTCACATTAGAAGAAGCGCTTGAGGTAACAAAAATTCATTCAGTGGCGGGCAGACTTAGTGCGCCCATTGTAGAAATACGCCCCTTTCGCTCTCCGCATCACACTGCTTCACACACGGCAATTGTCGGGGGCGGCTCATTCCCGCGCCCAGGAGAAGCAACACTCGCGCACCGCGGAGTGCTTTTCATGGACGAATTCCCAGAGTTTGATAAGCGTGTTATTGAGGCGTTGCGCGTCCCACTCGAAGACGGCACGGTCTCTGTTGCACGCGTGCGTGGGTCGGAGACATTCCCAGCCGAGTTTATCTTGGTTGCCGCAATGAACCCGTGTCCGTGCGGATTTCGCGGAGATCAGCGCAAAACATGTATTTGTGTGCAGGGCGCATTACAAAAATATGCACGCAAAATTTCAGGGCCCATTATGGATCGTATTGATATGTGGATCGAGGTGCCGCGCATTGATCCAAAGAGGCTCGAACTTAAAACAGCATCAGACAAAGAGCGCTCCGAAAGAATGGCGGCAACCATTGCTATGCAGGAAAAAGTTATACAAGCACGAGAGATGCAGTTTAAACGATTTGGGAAAGCGCGCACAAACAGCAGGATGACCATACGCGAGCTTGAACAATTTGCACACCTGACACCAGAGGCACAGAAAACACTAACGGACGCTTCTGCGACTCGAGATGTCTCCGCTCGTGCGTACCACCGCATCATTAAGCTCGCTCGCACGATCGCCGACCTTGAAGGCAGTCAGGACATTTCTAAGAATCATATCCTTGAAGCATTCCAATACAGACCAAGAGAACTTTTTGGTGCAATCTAA
- a CDS encoding TraR/DksA C4-type zinc finger protein: MIDINTYKKKLEEERGVLVKELSSVGVQQPRNPNDWEAREEPSSDQADPSIVADALEDVEERHGLTNTLEERLKEVNAALARIEEGEYGKCDVCGKEIEEDRLLANPAAATCTTHMA; encoded by the coding sequence ATGATAGACATCAATACGTACAAGAAAAAACTTGAGGAAGAAAGAGGGGTTCTCGTAAAGGAACTTTCCTCAGTCGGCGTCCAACAGCCGCGAAATCCGAATGATTGGGAGGCGCGCGAAGAACCTTCATCCGATCAAGCAGATCCCAGTATTGTCGCTGACGCACTTGAAGATGTGGAGGAGCGCCACGGGCTTACCAACACCCTCGAGGAGCGACTTAAAGAGGTAAACGCCGCTCTTGCCCGCATTGAAGAGGGTGAGTACGGCAAGTGTGATGTATGCGGAAAAGAAATTGAAGAGGACCGACTTCTCGCAAACCCCGCAGCAGCCACATGTACCACACACATGGCTTAA